The genomic interval TTTCTACAAAGGACTTTAAGTAATCTTGTCCTTCTTCCCAAATACCAAGATTAGATTCGCTATTGATATGTCCTTTAGGTCCAATAGTTGTAAATTGACTTCCCCAGCTTTTGGATAAGAATTCAGCTCGTTCTGTACTTACATATGGATCATTAGTACTTGTAATTACCAGGGATGGAAATGTTAATTTATTAAAAGGTATAGGGGCGAAATTCCAAAGGATATCTGGAGTATGTTCCGAAGAGTCAACGTCAGCGGGTGCTACTAATAAAGCACCTACAATATTTTTATTTTGAAATTGATTGGCCCATAGTGTTATCAAAATAGCGCCTAAACTATGGCCAACTAGTATTGTAGGCTGTTGGAGCTCCTGAATAGATTCGTTTAATTTTGCTAACCATTTGTCAAGTATTGGTTTTTCCCAATCTTCTTGTTCAACCATATTTGAGTTGGGATATTTTTTATGCCAAAGTCGTTGCCAATGATTGACTCCAGAGCCTCCAAGTCCTGGAATGATAAGAAGATGTGGTTGCATATTTAGAAGTTTTAACATTGAAAATAATTAGCGAATTCGTTTCCAACAAAAATAAGGAATACTTTTTTGAGAGTTTATAGAATTGGAATAAAAAACGAATGCTTTTTCAGTGCTATAATTAAAAGTAATATTTTAAATTTACAATCTGATGCACATAAACATTGTAAGTACAATTGTTTGCTTTATCTAAACCACCATTCATGAAGAATACTATAGCTGAACGTATATATGATTTTATAAAAGATTATCCACCTTTTAATTTAATTTCAAAACAAACACTTTTGGAGATTGCTAAAAGTGTTGAAATTCAGTATTTTGAAAAAGATACAATTATCTTCAATCAAGACGATATTCCACACGAACATTTTTATATTATCAATCAAGGCTCAATTCGTTTGTATCGATTTGTAAATAATGAAAAGCAAAATTTAGATATTTGCGATGAAGGAGATTTGTTTGGTTTACGTCCGTTGATTATGAATGAAAATTACCTCATGGGAGCTTCCGCAAATGAAGAGGTGATTTTATATGGAATTCCTATAAGTTTATTTCATGATATTATTGCGAATTACCCTAAAGTGAGTCAGTTTTTATTAGCGAGTTTTGCAACCAATACGCGTGATCCTTTTTCGGATAAACATAAAGGAA from Flavobacterium ovatum carries:
- a CDS encoding alpha/beta hydrolase, encoding MQPHLLIIPGLGGSGVNHWQRLWHKKYPNSNMVEQEDWEKPILDKWLAKLNESIQELQQPTILVGHSLGAILITLWANQFQNKNIVGALLVAPADVDSSEHTPDILWNFAPIPFNKLTFPSLVITSTNDPYVSTERAEFLSKSWGSQFTTIGPKGHINSESNLGIWEEGQDYLKSFVENL